The genomic region GATGTGGTAGATGTGGGCGGTGAAGTGGGTGCCGTGCCGGATGATCTGGAGCTCGATGGGGTGGTGGGGCAGGCGCGGTTCGTAGTTCGTGCCGAAGCCTGCGGGGTGGATGATGAAGAGGGAGAGGGTGGCGTCGGTGCTGAGGTAGTCGTATGCGTGGTCAGCAAAGGTGAAGCCGGCTTCGTCATGATTGCGGTAGGAGCGATGCCACGCCCAGAAGAGGAAGGTAAGGACGAGGATGCCCCACCAGAAGGTCTGCCATCGGTGGATGGGGCGGGGGCTTGCCGCTGGGTGCATGGGCTTGGGTTTTGTGAGGTGGGGCGGGCTGGATGGGTTGCTTCGCAGGCCTGTCCTGTATGTTCAGAAATGCCACCAAAAAACCCCTGATCCGCCGCGGGTGGCTTCCGAGAATGGGCCCTTACAAAGCTCGTCGGAGGAAGTCACCCGCGGCGGATCGCCGGAAGCACCCCTTTGTGCTTCCTTCGCCAACGCTCCGGGAGAATGCGGGCGGGGGTGGCCTCCCCCGCCCGCAGCGGATGCCTTCAGGCCGGGATTGTCCAGGACCTCAGAGTCCGTCGCTTAGAGCATTTTAAATAAAGCCATAACCGCAGTGTGAGAACCAGTGCGTGGCGTCCTTCTTCGTCACCCGCGATAGCGCATCGCCGATGGCCACCAGCAACTCGGCGGGTGTCCGGGCTTCCGCCTTGCGCAGCAGCGCCTTCACCTTGCTCCACATCAGCTCGATCGGATTGTAATCCGGCGAGTAGGCGGGCAAAAACCGCACCTTCACCCCGGCGGACTCCAACAGTCCGAGCGCTTCCTTGTCCTTGTGGGAGCCGAGGTTGTCCATCACCAGGATGTCACCGGGGCGAAGCTCCGGCAGCAGGATGTCGCGGATGTAGGTCCGGAAGATCTCCGCGTTGACCGCGCCCTCCACCGTCATGCAGGTGGTGCTGCCGTCCTGGCGCACCGCGCCGATCATGGTGGTGGTCTTCCACCGGCCGCAGGGAGCGGCGGCATGCAGGCGCTTGCCGCGCGGCGAGCGTCCGCGCAGGCGGGTCATGTTTGTTTTCGCCGCCGATTCGTCGAGGAAGACGAGGCGCGAGGGTTCGAATCCTTCCCGGATCTTGCGCCAGTTCCTGCGGGCACGGGCGACATCGGGGCGTGATTGCTCGGCGGCCCGGAGCTTCTTTTTTTATATGTGAGGCCCATGTCGGCGAGGACGAGATGGATCGCCTGGATGGTGCAGGAAAGCCCAAGGTGCGCCTTGATCTCTTCCAGGGTGAGGTCCGGGGTCTTGCTGAGGATCTCACGCATCTCGCGGCGATGGGAAGCGAGGATGACGGGCTTGCGACCGCTGCGGTGGTGGAGCGGTTCGATGGTCCCGAGGTGTTGGCGCTGGGCGAGGAGCTTCTTGACCATGCCAAGGGACACCTCGAAGCGCTCGGCGATCTGGGCGCGTGTGGCGCCACCGCGGTCGCAGGCGCTGATGATGCGCTGGCGCAGATCGAGTGAGATCGTGGGCATTCACGACGATGTCAGGAGAGGACTGAAAAGGCTATATAATCATTTAAAATGCTCTAGACGGTGTCGTCACAAGATTTCCGCCCACATAAGCGCACAGCGCAGTTGGACCGCCGCCAAATATGAGGAC from Luteolibacter flavescens harbors:
- a CDS encoding IS630 family transposase, with product MREGFEPSRLVFLDESAAKTNMTRLRGRSPRGKRLHAAAPCGRWKTTTMIGAVRQDGSTTCMTVEGAVNAEIFRTYIRDILLPELRPGDILVMDNLGSHKDKEALGLLESAGVKVRFLPAYSPDYNPIELMWSKVKALLRKAEARTPAELLVAIGDALSRVTKKDATHWFSHCGYGFI
- a CDS encoding helix-turn-helix domain-containing protein encodes the protein MPTISLDLRQRIISACDRGGATRAQIAERFEVSLGMVKKLLAQRQHLGTIEPLHHRSGRKPVILASHRREMREILSKTPDLTLEEIKAHLGLSCTIQAIHLVLADMGLTYKKRSSGPPSNHAPMSPVPAGTGARSGKDSNPRASSSSTNRRRKQT